The Musa acuminata AAA Group cultivar baxijiao chromosome BXJ2-2, Cavendish_Baxijiao_AAA, whole genome shotgun sequence genome has a segment encoding these proteins:
- the LOC103975174 gene encoding flavonoid 3',5'-hydroxylase 2-like, protein MAFDTVLVAGILLSFVVPLLLWRLQSSRRVRLPPGPAGVPILGSLPQIGPMAHASLANLAARYGPIMYLKMGTARVVVASSAGAARSFLKALDLQFANRPFVISGKHVTYDGQNFVFANYGPRWKLLRKLANLHFLGSKALADWVPVRRDEVARMLRGILESSRDSRPVVVPEAVVCANANIIGQVVISRRVFETQGEESNRFKDAITELLTGVGLFNIGDFVPAIAWMDLQGVQRHLRRTHEKIDALITAFVAEHEATKHEREGRPDVLDLVMANRVDAEGVSLSDVNIKGFISDMFVAGTDTSSIIVEWALAEMLRNPTILQRAQDEMDQVIGKNRRIEESDIPNLPYLRAICKEALRLHPSTPLSLPHYTFEACEVDGYHIPPNTRLIVNVWAIGRDPDVWEDPLEFKPERFLSGRNAKIEPQGNDFELIPFGAGRRICVGLHAGLLMVQYMLGSLVHSFNWKLADEDQKLDMEERFGLVLPKAVPLKAMASPRLVESAYI, encoded by the exons ATGGCTTTCGACACCGTTCTCGTTGCCGGTATCCTCTTGAGCTTCGTTGTTCCCCTCCTCCTCTGGAGACTCCAATCCAGCCGTCGGGTCCGGCTCCCTCCTGGACCGGCGGGCGTCCCAATCCTCGGCTCGCTGCCGCAGATTGGTCCCATGGCCCACGCCTCGCTCGCTAACCTCGCCGCACGCTACGGCCCCATCATGTACCTCAAGATGGGCACCGCGCGGGTGGTGGTCGCCTCCTCGGCCGGCGCCGCACGCTCCTTCCTCAAGGCGCTTGACCTCCAGTTCGCCAACCGCCCTTTTGTCATCAGCGGGAAGCACGTCACCTACGACGGCCAGAACTTCGTGTTCGCCAACTACGGGCCTCGGTGGAAGCTCCTCCGTAAGCTGGCTAACCTCCACTTCCTGGGCAGCAAGGCGCTGGCCGACTGGGTGCCGGTTCGCCGAGACGAGGTCGCCCGCATGCTCCGCGGCATCCTCGAGTCGAGTCGGGACTCGCGGCCAGTGGTGGTTCCGGAGGCAGTGGTGTGCGCGAACGCCAACATCATCGGGCAGGTGGTGATCTCGCGGCGGGTGTTCGAGACGCAGGGGGAGGAGTCGAACCGGTTCAAGGACGCCATCACGGAGCTGCTGACGGGAGTGGGGCTATTCAACATCGGCGACTTCGTGCCGGCAATCGCGTGGATGGACCTGCAGGGAGTGCAGCGGCACCTGCGCCGGACGCACGAGAAGATAGACGCGCTGATCACAGCGTTCGTGGCGGAGCACGAGGCGACGAAGCACGAGCGCGAGGGCAGGCCAGACGTGCTGGATCTTGTAATGGCCAACAGGGTCGACGCTGAAGGGGTGTCGCTTTCTGATGTCAACATCAAGGGCTTTATTTCT GACATGTTTGTTGCCGGAACTGATACATCCTCCATCATCGTCGAATGGGCGCTCGCGGAGATGCTAAGGAACCCAACCATCCTGCAGCGAGCTCAAGATGAGATGGACCAAGTAATCGGGAAGAACCGTAGGATTGAAGAGTCTGACATACCAAACCTTCCCTACTTACGAGCCATCTGCAAAGAGGCATTACGACTGCACCCTTCCACGCCGCTCAGCCTCCCACACTACACCTTCGAAGCATGCGAGGTGGACGGCTATCACATCCCCCCGAACACACGGCTCATAGTCAACGTATGGGCCATCGGAAGAGACCCCGACGTGTGGGAGGATCCCCTGGAGTTCAAGCCGGAGAGGTTCTTGAGCGGTAGAAACGCCAAGATTGAGCCACAGGGGAACGACTTCGAGCTGATACCTTTCGGCGCCGGGAGAAGGATCTGCGTGGGACTGCATGCAGGACTGCTAATGGTGCAGTACATGCTCGGGTCTTTGGTGCACTCGTTTAACTGGAAGCTTGCAGATGAGGACCAGAAGCTGGACATGGAGGAGAGGTTTGGGTTGGTGCTTCCCAAGGCTGTGCCTCTTAAGGCGATGGCTAGCCCTCGCCTTGTGGAAAGTGCATATATCTGA